Proteins encoded in a region of the Clostridia bacterium genome:
- a CDS encoding RusA family crossover junction endodeoxyribonuclease has protein sequence MHIFYVTNRKPLSHNKSASHEKYKQLFRDEFNKKYAKLYNNLPIEKGPLQSCVVYVHQLRPGIIPDVDNLSKPIVDSFSGVIYKDDRLIIKRSAIILELKEFDFVTIDATNMPPEVYNDFNEYHENKEENIVLFEVAEISLDTIRIGEF, from the coding sequence ATGCACATTTTTTATGTAACAAATCGAAAACCTCTATCACATAACAAATCTGCTTCACATGAAAAATATAAACAATTATTTCGCGATGAATTCAATAAAAAGTATGCTAAGTTATATAATAATTTACCAATTGAAAAGGGACCGCTTCAATCATGTGTAGTTTATGTACATCAATTGCGTCCCGGAATTATACCTGATGTGGATAATCTTAGCAAACCAATTGTAGATTCATTCTCGGGAGTAATATATAAAGATGATCGATTAATCATCAAAAGATCTGCTATTATATTGGAACTCAAAGAATTTGATTTTGTTACAATTGATGCAACTAATATGCCTCCAGAAGTATACAACGATTTCAATGAATATCACGAGAACAAAGAGGAAAATATAGTATTATTTGAAGTAGCAGAAATATCACTCGATACAATTAGAATAGGAGAGTTTTAA